Proteins found in one Crassostrea angulata isolate pt1a10 chromosome 3, ASM2561291v2, whole genome shotgun sequence genomic segment:
- the LOC128176585 gene encoding ryncolin-1-like — translation MWTFVVFTIAVWSVDAKGIRLHLSDEMKDMLRESNWDHKNTALSIHGPMTLYVQSSFKLKKGQLFLKSRVHDKHKDCADIKMHRPLSRDGVYTIYPAPGTNKTMFCDMTTEGGGWTVIQRRQDGDTDFLRKWKDYKNGFGHAEDEYWLGNDAIHALTKDKKQVLRIDLMKFSREKAHATYSSFFVDNEANKYKVSLGRFNGTKGLGDSFVHSNGAYFSTIDRDNDNNGGDCAGSYKAGWWFNNCMHAHLNGVYRKASKNDATELSWYTWGKTWKSLKSAKMMIRPRQNA, via the exons ATGTGGACTTTTGTTGTTTTCACAATTGCCGTCTGGAGTGTTGATGCTAAGGGAATCAGACTACACCTATCAG ATGAAATGAAGGACATGCTACGGGAGTCTAACTGGGACCACAAGAACACCGCCTTGTCCATTCACGGTCCAATGACCCTGTACGTCCAGTCAAGTTTTAAACTGAAGAAAGGGCAGTTGTTCCTGAAATCAA GGGTCCATGATAAACATAAAGACTGTGCAGACATTAAGATGCACCGTCCGCTGAGTAGAGACGGGGTGTACACAATTTACCCAGCCCCGGGGACAAACAAGACCATGTTCTGTGACATGACTACTGAAGGAGGAGGGTGGACC GTAATCCAAAGAAGACAAGATGGAGACACGGACTTTCTACGGAAGTGGAAGGATTACAAAAACGGGTTTGGTCACGCTGAAGATGAGTATTGGCTCG GAAATGATGCCATTCATGCATTGACGAAAGATAAAAAACAGGTTCTTAGGATTGACTTGATGAAATTTTCGAGGGAGAAAGCTCATGCGACgtattcttcattttttgttgataatgaGGCTAACAAATACAAAGTGTCGCTTGGGAGGTTTAATGGAACAAAAGGTCTAG GGGATAGTTTCGTTCATTCCAACGGCGCATACTTCAGTACTATAGATAGAGATAATGACAATAACGGAGGAGATTGTGCCGGGTCATACAAAGCAGGATGGTGGTTCAATAACTGCATGCACGCCCATTTGAATGGTGTTTACCGTAAAGCCTCAAAGAATGATGCTACGGAATTGTCCTGGT